One window of Leptospira yasudae genomic DNA carries:
- a CDS encoding globin: MNITENQLKSLSASFDIINLDRIKFAELFFLYLKENSPKYEDIFNRLQIEEVRSFMNSARNIILSSSQQIQFEKAIHSFGMECLKICNRAEELPLLEKAWIFALEEWLGPWYTHEVEDSWEEVFKAIYVASAETLQWS; the protein is encoded by the coding sequence ATGAATATTACGGAAAATCAACTCAAGAGTTTAAGCGCTTCGTTCGACATCATCAACTTGGATCGAATTAAATTCGCTGAATTGTTTTTCCTGTATCTCAAAGAGAACAGTCCGAAATACGAGGATATCTTCAACAGACTTCAAATCGAAGAGGTTCGATCCTTTATGAACTCTGCGAGAAATATCATTCTTTCCAGTTCCCAGCAGATACAATTCGAAAAGGCGATTCATTCTTTCGGAATGGAATGTCTAAAAATCTGCAACCGAGCGGAAGAACTTCCTCTTTTGGAAAAAGCCTGGATCTTTGCGCTCGAGGAATGGCTCGGGCCTTGGTATACGCACGAGGTAGAAGACAGTTGGGAAGAAGTTTTTAAGGCGATCTACGTCGCTTCGGCGGAAACTCTCCAGTGGAGCTGA